A region of Beijerinckia sp. 28-YEA-48 DNA encodes the following proteins:
- a CDS encoding alpha-hydroxy acid oxidase has translation MDDARQPPAPVQALSAKEAEERLALLRQYPTAFDLRERARKRMPHFSFEYMDGGAGEDTGIKRNWASLDGIELVPRYSRVVKPPPADTKLFGRAYAAPIGIAPIGGPGTAFPGAETHFARAAQAARVPYTLGVLSGIEVEKAAELAPDVLWYQLYRFANNDHKIGLDLVRRAQAVGVHALVLTIDTPARTIRPREVRSGIVNPFKLTMRLRLDALTSPAWLSALSQAGIPRFVSLKRYMPENISLADAAAFIRREQGGAFTWDEIAKYREHWKGPLVLKGVLHPADAERAVAMGVDGLFVTNHGGRQIDALPTSIDVLPAIRAAVGKKATLILDSGIRSGIDVARAIACGADAAFAGKSFLWSLGALGAKGPGHLINVYADDLRNTLGQLGCANVDDLSRVTKRHPSAWKREDFGE, from the coding sequence ATGGACGACGCACGACAGCCGCCAGCACCGGTACAGGCGCTTTCCGCCAAGGAGGCGGAAGAACGGCTCGCGTTGCTGCGTCAATATCCGACCGCATTCGATCTGCGCGAACGGGCGCGCAAGCGGATGCCGCACTTTTCCTTCGAATATATGGACGGTGGCGCCGGCGAAGATACCGGCATCAAGCGCAACTGGGCCTCGCTCGACGGGATCGAACTGGTGCCGCGCTATAGCCGGGTGGTCAAACCACCGCCAGCCGACACGAAACTGTTTGGCCGTGCCTATGCGGCCCCCATCGGCATCGCGCCGATCGGCGGACCTGGCACAGCCTTTCCCGGCGCCGAGACCCATTTCGCCCGCGCCGCGCAGGCGGCGCGTGTTCCCTATACGCTGGGCGTTCTGTCTGGCATCGAAGTGGAAAAGGCGGCGGAGCTCGCGCCTGACGTGCTGTGGTATCAGCTCTATCGCTTCGCCAACAACGATCACAAGATCGGACTCGACCTGGTGCGTCGCGCCCAGGCCGTGGGTGTCCATGCCCTGGTGCTCACCATCGATACGCCGGCGCGCACCATTCGCCCGCGCGAAGTGCGCAGCGGCATCGTCAATCCGTTCAAGCTGACCATGCGTCTGCGGCTCGATGCTCTGACCTCGCCGGCCTGGCTCTCGGCTCTATCGCAAGCGGGCATTCCGCGCTTTGTCTCGCTCAAGAGATACATGCCGGAGAATATCTCGCTGGCCGATGCCGCGGCTTTCATCCGTCGTGAACAAGGTGGCGCCTTCACCTGGGACGAGATCGCCAAATATCGCGAGCATTGGAAGGGACCGCTGGTGCTCAAGGGCGTGTTGCATCCAGCCGATGCGGAACGCGCCGTGGCGATGGGCGTTGACGGGCTGTTCGTCACCAATCACGGCGGTCGCCAGATCGACGCTCTGCCGACAAGCATCGACGTCCTGCCCGCCATTCGCGCTGCTGTTGGTAAAAAGGCGACGCTCATTCTCGACAGCGGCATCCGCTCGGGCATAGACGTGGCGCGCGCCATCGCTTGCGGCGCCGACGCCGCTTTTGCCGGCAAGTCTTTCCTGTGGAGCCTCGGCGCGCTCGGCGCCAAGGGGCCTGGTCATCTCATCAATGTTTATGCGGATGACCTGCGCAACACATTGGGCCAGCTCGGCTGCGCCAACGTTGATGACCTCAGCCGCGTCACCAAGCGCCATCCGAGCGCGTGGAAACGCGAGGATTTCGGCGAATAA
- a CDS encoding tripartite tricarboxylate transporter substrate-binding protein: MRLFLKARGTPLVAAIGLTLAAAPAALAQSTYPDRPITFISDAPPGLSSDVATRIVAEQLTVLWKQQVVVINQPGGGGSISARAASRATPDGYTFYTPSNSTFLQLKGAAGVAPNLPIEMPRDFLPVGFISVQPMLIGVSPKLNVNSVAELVALAKEKPGEIAFAATGRGRFTHLTMELFQARANVKLTFVPYTGGPAAAMNDVTTGRVGIIVDGYPGIGGAIEGGLIKGLGVGSQERLKEFPDLPAISETLPGFFASGWTALIAPVGTPDDILKKVSADLNKALESPDLLARFVKLGLYVNKTSLSEAGDFVKKEQEIWRPILEKVASEDTNK, from the coding sequence TTGAGACTGTTTTTGAAAGCGCGCGGCACACCTCTCGTGGCCGCCATCGGATTGACCCTGGCGGCCGCTCCGGCCGCATTGGCGCAGAGCACCTATCCGGATCGCCCGATCACCTTCATCTCCGATGCGCCGCCGGGACTGTCCAGCGACGTGGCGACCCGCATTGTCGCCGAGCAATTGACCGTTCTGTGGAAGCAGCAGGTTGTCGTCATCAATCAGCCAGGCGGCGGCGGCAGCATCTCGGCGCGGGCGGCGTCGCGCGCCACCCCCGATGGCTACACCTTCTACACGCCGTCGAACTCGACCTTCCTGCAGTTGAAGGGCGCAGCTGGCGTCGCGCCCAACCTGCCGATCGAAATGCCGCGTGATTTTCTGCCTGTCGGTTTCATCTCGGTGCAGCCGATGCTGATTGGCGTCTCGCCGAAGCTCAACGTCAACAGCGTTGCTGAACTGGTGGCGCTGGCGAAAGAGAAGCCGGGTGAGATCGCCTTCGCGGCGACGGGGCGTGGCCGCTTCACCCATCTGACGATGGAATTGTTTCAGGCCCGGGCCAACGTGAAACTGACCTTCGTGCCCTATACCGGCGGGCCGGCGGCAGCGATGAACGATGTGACCACCGGCCGTGTCGGGATCATCGTTGATGGCTACCCGGGCATTGGCGGCGCCATCGAAGGCGGTCTCATCAAGGGTCTTGGCGTTGGCTCGCAGGAGCGCTTGAAGGAATTCCCCGATCTGCCAGCCATCTCCGAAACGCTGCCGGGCTTCTTCGCCAGCGGCTGGACCGCGCTGATCGCGCCGGTCGGTACGCCAGACGACATCCTGAAGAAGGTGAGTGCCGATCTGAACAAGGCGCTTGAAAGCCCCGATCTCCTGGCGCGCTTCGTCAAGCTCGGTCTCTACGTCAACAAGACCTCGCTCAGTGAAGCTGGTGACTTCGTCAAGAAGGAACAGGAGATCTGGCGTCCGATCCTCGAAAAGGTGGCGAGCGAGGACACCAACAAATAA
- a CDS encoding tripartite tricarboxylate transporter substrate-binding protein: protein MSKIHVSTRGLSWAAAIGMSLAAAATASAQSNYPNRPVNLISDSAPGSSNDVSVRIVAEQLGNLWRQQVVVLNYPGAGGGISARTAAQATPDGYNFYMPAASVFLALKGAPGTSPNLPVELPRDFVPVAFVSVQPIFLAVSPKLGVNSVAELVAMAKQKPGEISFAATGKGRITHLTMELLQARANIKLTFVPYAGGPAAAMNDVTTGRVGIVLDGYSSLGGAIDGNLIKAIGVGTSERLPQFPNLPTVAETVPGFFAGGWNIVVAPIGTPADIVKKVSEDVNKVLDNPDVIQRFEKLGTYPRKMSADEVGAFVKREQDVWRPILEKVASEDGK from the coding sequence ATGTCCAAGATTCATGTGAGCACGCGTGGCCTGTCGTGGGCTGCCGCGATCGGGATGTCGCTGGCGGCTGCCGCGACCGCATCGGCGCAGAGCAATTATCCGAACCGGCCGGTCAATCTGATTTCCGATTCGGCGCCGGGCAGTTCCAATGACGTGTCCGTGCGCATCGTCGCCGAGCAATTGGGTAATCTGTGGAGACAGCAGGTCGTCGTCCTCAACTATCCGGGCGCTGGCGGTGGCATCTCGGCCCGAACCGCCGCGCAAGCGACGCCGGACGGTTACAACTTCTATATGCCGGCGGCCTCGGTCTTCCTGGCGTTGAAGGGCGCCCCGGGAACTTCGCCCAATCTGCCCGTCGAGCTGCCGCGTGATTTCGTCCCGGTGGCTTTCGTTTCCGTGCAGCCGATTTTCCTCGCGGTGTCGCCGAAGCTCGGCGTCAATTCCGTCGCTGAGCTCGTTGCCATGGCGAAGCAAAAGCCCGGCGAGATTTCCTTCGCCGCGACCGGCAAGGGGCGCATCACCCATCTGACGATGGAACTGCTGCAAGCGCGCGCCAACATCAAGCTCACCTTCGTGCCCTATGCCGGCGGACCGGCGGCGGCGATGAACGATGTCACCACAGGGCGCGTCGGCATCGTTCTGGACGGCTATTCCAGCCTCGGTGGCGCCATCGACGGCAATCTCATTAAGGCCATCGGTGTTGGGACGTCCGAGCGGTTGCCGCAGTTCCCCAATCTGCCGACCGTTGCGGAGACTGTTCCCGGCTTCTTTGCCGGCGGCTGGAATATCGTTGTCGCCCCGATCGGGACGCCGGCGGATATCGTGAAAAAGGTCAGCGAAGACGTCAACAAGGTCCTCGACAACCCCGATGTCATCCAGCGCTTCGAAAAGCTCGGCACCTATCCGCGCAAGATGTCCGCCGATGAGGTTGGCGCTTTCGTGAAGCGGGAGCAGGATGTCTGGCGCCCGATCCTTGAAAAAGTGGCGAGCGAAGACGGCAAATGA
- a CDS encoding ROK family protein → MAVQTTEAIGTHGATTLPSVIVDSYNAEIKDDEGFVGDRASRRAFHDLLEKWRKPLRKLDADPFGDEASDDISRKRLDEILTSGDQDASGVVQSAIEDFAQELAGVAQRFLKLKAWSDTQRLVIGGGFRQSRIGELAIARAGLILKAEKINIDLVPIRSHPDEAALIGCAHLAPAWIFEGHDAILTVDIGGTNMRAGVVEPNVKKAKDLSKARVWKSKLWRHADDDPKRDEAVGELIGMLQDLASRAQKEGYKLAPFIGIACPGRIEDDGSISQGTQNLPGNWQSSRFNLPQAIAAAIPEIDEHETLVIMHNDAVVQGLSEVPFMQDVEGWGAFTIGTGLGNAHFTNRTTTKKA, encoded by the coding sequence ATGGCTGTTCAGACGACAGAAGCAATCGGCACGCACGGAGCCACAACCCTCCCTTCGGTGATCGTCGATAGCTACAACGCCGAAATCAAAGACGACGAGGGTTTTGTCGGCGACCGAGCAAGCCGGCGCGCCTTTCACGATCTGCTGGAAAAATGGCGCAAGCCGCTGCGCAAACTGGATGCGGACCCGTTCGGCGACGAGGCCAGCGACGACATCAGCCGTAAACGGCTGGACGAAATTTTGACCAGCGGAGACCAGGACGCCAGCGGCGTGGTGCAAAGCGCCATCGAGGACTTCGCGCAGGAACTCGCCGGCGTGGCGCAGCGATTCCTGAAACTGAAAGCCTGGAGTGACACACAACGCCTGGTCATCGGCGGCGGCTTCCGCCAGAGCCGCATCGGTGAACTGGCCATCGCCCGTGCCGGCCTCATCCTGAAGGCCGAGAAAATCAACATCGATCTCGTTCCCATTCGCAGCCATCCTGACGAAGCCGCGCTGATCGGCTGCGCGCATCTGGCGCCGGCGTGGATTTTCGAGGGCCACGACGCCATTTTAACCGTCGACATTGGCGGGACGAATATGCGTGCCGGCGTTGTCGAACCCAACGTCAAAAAGGCCAAGGACCTGTCCAAGGCGCGGGTGTGGAAGTCAAAGCTCTGGCGGCACGCCGACGACGATCCAAAGCGCGACGAGGCCGTGGGCGAACTCATCGGCATGTTGCAGGATCTGGCGTCACGCGCCCAGAAGGAGGGCTATAAACTGGCGCCGTTCATCGGCATCGCCTGCCCGGGGCGAATCGAGGATGACGGCTCCATCTCGCAGGGCACGCAAAACCTGCCGGGCAATTGGCAAAGCAGCCGATTCAATTTGCCGCAGGCGATCGCCGCCGCGATCCCGGAGATCGATGAGCACGAAACCCTGGTGATCATGCATAATGACGCTGTCGTGCAGGGGCTGAGCGAGGTGCCCTTCATGCAGGATGTGGAGGGATGGGGCGCTTTCACCATCGGAACCGGTCTGGGTAACGCCCACTTCACCAACCGGACTACGACAAAAAAAGCCTAG
- a CDS encoding cold-shock protein has product MSQGTVKWFNDQKGYGFIQPDDGGKDVFVHISAVERAGMRGLNEGQKISYEIVVDKRSGKSSADNLKAV; this is encoded by the coding sequence ATGTCACAGGGAACCGTTAAGTGGTTCAACGATCAAAAGGGCTACGGATTTATCCAGCCCGATGATGGCGGCAAGGACGTGTTCGTTCACATCAGCGCCGTTGAACGCGCCGGGATGCGCGGCCTGAACGAAGGACAGAAGATTTCGTACGAGATCGTCGTCGACAAGCGTTCGGGTAAGTCCTCTGCGGACAATCTGAAGGCTGTCTGA
- a CDS encoding glycoside hydrolase family 15 protein: MHSLDLAVIGNCSIATLIDKRARMIWSCFPRLDGDPAFCNLLMGEDADKQHDGLFEIELVGGVSCSQSYIENTAVLVSVLSDAAGNSLEITDYAPRFMQFDRIYRPPMVVRRIRPLKGRPRIRVRATPKFNWGADEPEVTRGNSHIRFVGPSMSLRLTTDAPVAYLLDRTPFVIDRPLAFFFGADEPLRAGIDVMGREFLEKTIAHWQDWVRSLSIPFDWQEAVIRSAITLKMCNFEETGAIVAALTTSIPEAPSSGRNWDYRYCWVRDAYFVIQALNRLGTTRTMETYIGYITDIVDDENSRGAKDIGPLFSVSRLSDREERIAEKLAGYRGMGPVRTGNGAYTQVQNDVYGSIVLASMHAFFDHRLVRDGNEILFERLEGLGRRALEVFNQPDAGPWELRTIASIHTFSSVMCWAACDRLARAAKRIGRDDRSEFWQKHAETIHAEIDRRAFNAKLGTFVSAFDGEDLDATLLLLAELGFVKAEDPRFVATVEAIGKSLRLGDLLLRYATHDDFGHMTNGFLICSFWYVDALAAIGHREEAVAQFERLLALRNSFGLLSEDADHQTGELWGNFPQTYSMVGLINSAVRLSRPWE, encoded by the coding sequence ATGCATTCTCTCGACCTTGCTGTGATCGGAAACTGTTCGATCGCAACATTGATCGACAAGCGCGCGCGCATGATCTGGTCGTGCTTTCCTCGGCTCGATGGCGATCCGGCGTTCTGCAATTTGCTGATGGGCGAAGATGCCGACAAGCAGCATGACGGCCTGTTCGAGATCGAGCTTGTTGGCGGAGTATCTTGCTCGCAGTCTTATATCGAGAACACCGCTGTCCTTGTTTCCGTCTTGTCCGACGCGGCCGGTAACTCGCTTGAGATCACCGACTATGCGCCGCGCTTCATGCAGTTCGATCGCATCTACCGGCCGCCGATGGTGGTGCGTCGCATCCGCCCGCTGAAAGGCCGGCCACGCATCAGGGTGCGGGCCACGCCGAAATTCAATTGGGGTGCCGACGAGCCTGAGGTGACGCGCGGCAACAGCCACATTCGTTTCGTCGGCCCGTCGATGAGCCTGCGCCTGACGACAGACGCGCCGGTCGCCTATCTCCTCGATAGAACCCCGTTCGTGATCGACCGACCGCTGGCCTTCTTCTTCGGCGCCGACGAACCGTTGCGTGCCGGCATCGATGTGATGGGCCGGGAATTCCTTGAGAAGACCATCGCCCATTGGCAGGATTGGGTGCGTTCGCTGTCGATCCCCTTCGATTGGCAGGAAGCGGTGATCCGCTCGGCCATCACCCTCAAAATGTGCAACTTCGAGGAGACCGGCGCCATTGTCGCCGCGCTCACCACCTCCATTCCCGAAGCGCCCTCAAGCGGTCGCAACTGGGACTATCGCTATTGCTGGGTGCGTGACGCCTATTTCGTCATTCAAGCGCTGAACCGACTTGGCACGACGCGCACGATGGAAACCTACATCGGCTACATCACCGATATCGTCGATGACGAGAATTCGCGCGGCGCCAAGGATATCGGTCCCCTCTTCAGCGTCTCGCGCCTGTCCGACCGCGAGGAACGGATCGCCGAAAAGCTTGCCGGCTATCGCGGCATGGGGCCGGTGCGCACTGGCAACGGCGCCTATACGCAGGTGCAAAACGATGTTTACGGCAGCATCGTGCTCGCCTCCATGCATGCCTTCTTCGATCACCGGCTGGTGCGCGACGGCAATGAAATCCTCTTCGAACGCCTTGAAGGTCTCGGCCGCCGCGCACTCGAGGTGTTCAACCAACCCGATGCCGGCCCTTGGGAACTGCGCACGATCGCCTCGATCCACACGTTTTCGAGTGTGATGTGCTGGGCCGCTTGCGACAGGCTGGCGCGCGCCGCCAAGCGGATCGGCCGGGATGACCGCAGTGAGTTTTGGCAAAAGCACGCCGAAACGATCCATGCCGAGATCGATCGACGCGCCTTCAACGCCAAGCTCGGGACGTTCGTCTCCGCCTTCGACGGTGAAGACCTCGACGCGACCTTGCTGCTCCTGGCCGAACTCGGCTTCGTCAAAGCCGAGGATCCCCGTTTCGTCGCCACCGTCGAAGCGATCGGAAAATCATTGCGCCTTGGCGACCTCTTGCTGCGCTACGCAACACATGACGACTTCGGCCATATGACCAATGGCTTCCTCATTTGCAGCTTTTGGTATGTCGATGCGCTTGCCGCCATCGGCCATCGCGAGGAAGCGGTGGCGCAATTCGAGCGACTGCTCGCCCTGCGCAACTCCTTCGGGCTTTTGTCGGAAGACGCTGACCATCAGACCGGCGAGCTCTGGGGCAATTTCCCGCAAACCTATTCGATGGTCGGCCTGATCAATTCAGCGGTTCGGCTCAGTCGTCCCTGGGAGTAA
- a CDS encoding trehalose-6-phosphate synthase — translation MKSYYRYGAFIIGVIVVLVLGFLPLTSIVVDQWSRRDVELRSRLVFNSIQDQIQSDIVRKDDGAISKLFDRLADDERLVGIMYCDERDNLVYQTKSLGNDVACKALARSDRPNFSTINHAGRRLFIATFPITTGATKGHVAVLHDLSFIEARASEVRFYWVLGIVGVGFAISLLAAALMFFLLRQWLASARQTILDARKGGGVMRDPNGTPPILGAEIRKLVRDLKSDAASGGEAPIQVDWSPETLRKLIEEELPGVQVIAVSNREPYIHNKNGDTISAQTPASGLVTALEPVMRACGGTWVAHGSGTADRETVDRNDRVQVPPDDPAYTLRRVWLSEDEQDGYYYGMANEGLWPLCHISFVRPSFREANWVTYQEVNERFADAVAQEARVPDPIVLVQDYHFATLPGMIRKRLPRATIITFWHIPWPNSETFGICPWREEIIRGLLGSSILGFHTRFHCNNFLETADRFIESRIDRENASVTLEDQECLIRPYPISIDWPPAAMKAQKPVAECRRIVRERLGIDQNAHLAIGVERFDYTKGVVDRMHAVDDFLTRHPEWIGRFVLVQVAAPTRTKLDSYRKLQDEAVLLAETINEKHGNDSYKPIILIIRHHEPAEVFELFRAADVCVVSSLHDGMNLVAKEFVAARDDDQGVLILSQFAGASRELTAALLINPYDAYGTAESFQHALTMPEDQQRERMQLMRTLVRERNVYRWAAQMLVEASRLRNRQRILEPVQEGRSGGST, via the coding sequence GTGAAGTCTTATTACCGTTATGGAGCCTTTATCATTGGCGTGATCGTCGTCCTCGTGCTCGGCTTTCTGCCCCTGACCTCCATCGTCGTCGATCAATGGTCGCGGCGCGATGTCGAATTGCGTTCGCGCCTTGTGTTCAATTCCATCCAAGACCAAATTCAGTCCGATATCGTCCGCAAAGACGATGGCGCCATCTCAAAACTATTCGATCGCCTGGCCGACGACGAGCGCCTTGTCGGCATCATGTATTGCGACGAACGCGACAACCTCGTTTACCAGACCAAGAGCCTGGGCAATGACGTCGCCTGCAAGGCCTTGGCGCGCAGCGACCGGCCTAATTTCTCGACTATCAATCACGCCGGCCGCCGGCTGTTCATTGCAACGTTCCCGATCACGACCGGCGCAACCAAAGGGCATGTCGCGGTCTTACATGATCTGAGCTTCATAGAAGCGCGCGCCTCGGAAGTGCGTTTCTACTGGGTGCTCGGCATCGTCGGTGTTGGCTTTGCCATCAGCCTGCTCGCCGCCGCGCTGATGTTCTTCCTGCTGCGACAATGGCTGGCGTCGGCACGCCAAACAATTCTTGATGCGCGCAAGGGTGGCGGCGTCATGCGCGACCCCAACGGAACACCGCCGATTCTCGGGGCCGAAATCCGAAAGCTGGTCCGCGACCTGAAATCCGATGCCGCGAGCGGCGGTGAAGCGCCGATCCAGGTCGACTGGTCGCCTGAAACCCTGCGCAAGCTGATCGAAGAAGAATTGCCCGGTGTACAGGTGATCGCGGTTTCGAACCGCGAGCCCTATATCCACAACAAGAACGGCGACACCATCTCGGCGCAGACACCGGCAAGCGGCCTGGTGACGGCGCTGGAGCCGGTGATGCGCGCTTGCGGCGGCACCTGGGTGGCCCATGGCAGCGGCACGGCTGATCGCGAGACCGTCGACCGCAATGACCGTGTGCAAGTGCCCCCCGACGATCCAGCCTATACCTTGCGCCGTGTCTGGCTGTCGGAGGACGAGCAGGACGGCTATTACTATGGCATGGCCAACGAGGGCCTGTGGCCGCTGTGCCATATCTCCTTCGTGCGTCCGTCGTTTCGTGAGGCCAACTGGGTCACCTATCAGGAGGTCAACGAGCGTTTCGCCGATGCGGTCGCGCAGGAAGCGCGCGTGCCCGATCCGATTGTCCTGGTGCAGGATTATCACTTCGCCACCCTGCCCGGCATGATCCGCAAGCGGCTGCCGCGCGCCACCATCATCACCTTCTGGCATATCCCGTGGCCGAACTCCGAAACCTTCGGCATCTGCCCGTGGCGCGAGGAGATCATCCGCGGCCTTCTCGGCAGCTCCATCCTCGGCTTCCACACGCGCTTCCATTGCAACAACTTCCTGGAGACGGCTGACCGTTTCATCGAAAGCCGGATCGATCGCGAGAATGCCTCGGTCACGCTCGAAGACCAGGAGTGTCTGATCCGTCCCTATCCGATTTCGATCGACTGGCCGCCGGCGGCGATGAAGGCGCAAAAGCCGGTCGCTGAATGCCGACGCATTGTGCGCGAGCGCCTCGGCATCGATCAGAACGCCCATCTGGCCATCGGCGTCGAGCGGTTCGATTATACCAAGGGCGTGGTCGATCGGATGCACGCCGTCGACGATTTCCTGACGCGCCATCCCGAATGGATCGGTCGCTTTGTCCTGGTGCAGGTGGCGGCGCCGACCAGAACCAAACTCGACTCCTATCGCAAACTACAAGACGAAGCCGTTTTGCTGGCTGAGACGATCAATGAAAAACATGGCAACGACAGCTATAAGCCGATCATTCTCATCATCCGTCATCATGAACCGGCGGAAGTGTTCGAGCTCTTCCGCGCCGCCGACGTCTGCGTCGTCTCCAGCCTGCATGACGGCATGAATCTCGTGGCCAAGGAATTCGTCGCCGCACGTGACGACGACCAAGGGGTGCTGATCCTATCGCAATTCGCCGGTGCCTCGCGGGAACTGACCGCAGCGCTGCTGATCAATCCCTATGATGCCTACGGCACGGCGGAATCCTTCCAGCACGCGTTGACCATGCCCGAGGATCAGCAGCGCGAACGCATGCAGCTCATGCGCACGCTGGTACGGGAGCGAAATGTCTATCGCTGGGCCGCCCAAATGCTGGTCGAGGCCTCGCGGCTGCGCAATCGCCAGCGCATTCTCGAACCCGTTCAGGAGGGACGCTCGGGGGGCAGCACATGA
- the otsB gene encoding trehalose-phosphatase, whose product MTTQTWSLFLDFDGTLVDIASRPDNVVIDSSLVATLQDLQLTLDGRFAIVSGRSLQVLDGFLRPLMFDAAGLHGLETRAGDITTRCDATSRPELMLAADRVRAAMDPIDGVIVEDKGCAFSVHWRKAVESEKLCRHALSDALKSLGSDYRLQLGKCVGEILPAEASKGHAIADFLKHPLYRNSRPIFIGDDLTDEDGFRVVNDNDGVSIHVGGLDTIAKHRLASPAAVLDILKYWAHSGQFGSLFKLQDG is encoded by the coding sequence ATGACTACTCAGACTTGGTCGCTGTTCCTCGACTTCGATGGCACATTGGTCGACATCGCCTCACGACCCGACAATGTGGTCATCGACAGCTCCCTGGTGGCAACCCTGCAAGACTTGCAGCTCACCTTGGACGGCCGCTTTGCCATTGTCAGCGGGCGCTCGTTGCAGGTGCTTGATGGCTTTCTGCGGCCGCTGATGTTCGACGCCGCCGGCCTGCACGGGCTCGAAACGCGCGCCGGCGACATCACCACTCGCTGCGATGCGACCAGCCGACCGGAGCTGATGCTGGCGGCCGACAGGGTCCGCGCGGCGATGGATCCGATCGACGGCGTCATCGTCGAGGACAAGGGCTGCGCTTTCTCGGTGCATTGGCGCAAGGCGGTCGAGTCCGAGAAACTCTGCCGCCATGCGCTCAGTGATGCGCTGAAATCGCTCGGCTCCGACTACCGATTGCAACTTGGCAAATGCGTCGGCGAAATATTGCCGGCGGAGGCGAGCAAGGGCCACGCCATCGCGGACTTCCTGAAACACCCGCTCTACCGCAACAGCCGGCCGATCTTCATCGGCGACGATCTGACCGACGAAGACGGGTTTCGCGTCGTCAACGACAATGACGGCGTGTCGATCCATGTCGGCGGTCTCGACACGATCGCCAAACACCGGCTCGCATCGCCGGCGGCCGTGCTCGATATCCTCAAATATTGGGCCCACTCCGGCCAGTTCGGATCGCTTTTCAAACTGCAGGACGGCTGA
- a CDS encoding SDR family oxidoreductase, with protein MDFGLKGKTALVLGASSGLGRAIAVSLAGEGANVAVAGRRTEKLDETVSLITAAGGKGLALPWDLSDLSVIDAHVARVEQAFGPIDILVNNTGGPPPTTAAGQKPELWAQQFQNLVLSVIAITDRVLPGMRQRKWGRVITSATSGVVSPIPNLGISNTLRASLVTWSKTLSQEVARDGVTVNVVLPGRITTDRIAQIDGNTAQKQGRSIEDVTRDSANAIPMGRLGDPKEYGDAVAFLASARASYITGSVLRVDGGAIPSI; from the coding sequence ATGGATTTCGGATTAAAGGGGAAGACGGCCTTGGTTTTGGGCGCCAGCAGCGGCCTCGGCCGCGCGATCGCCGTATCGCTCGCCGGCGAAGGGGCCAACGTGGCGGTGGCCGGGCGCCGGACTGAGAAGCTCGATGAAACGGTGAGCCTGATCACGGCCGCCGGCGGCAAGGGCCTCGCCCTCCCCTGGGATTTGAGCGACCTCTCGGTGATCGACGCCCATGTCGCCCGCGTCGAACAGGCATTCGGGCCGATCGATATCCTCGTCAACAACACCGGCGGACCGCCGCCGACCACCGCCGCCGGCCAGAAGCCGGAGCTTTGGGCGCAGCAGTTCCAAAACCTCGTCCTCAGCGTCATCGCGATCACCGACCGGGTGCTGCCCGGCATGCGCCAGCGCAAGTGGGGACGCGTCATCACCAGCGCCACCTCGGGTGTCGTCTCGCCGATTCCCAATCTCGGCATTTCCAACACCTTGCGCGCTTCGCTCGTCACCTGGTCGAAGACCTTGTCGCAGGAAGTGGCGCGCGACGGAGTGACGGTGAACGTGGTGCTGCCCGGCCGCATCACCACCGATCGTATCGCCCAGATCGACGGCAACACCGCGCAGAAGCAGGGCCGCAGCATCGAGGACGTGACGCGCGACAGCGCCAATGCCATTCCCATGGGACGCCTTGGCGATCCCAAGGAATATGGCGATGCCGTTGCCTTCCTCGCCAGCGCCCGCGCCTCCTATATCACCGGCTCGGTGCTGCGCGTCGACGGCGGCGCCATACCCAGCATCTAA